The genomic region GCCACCGCCGTGGCCGCCGCGCGCCGGCCCGCGGGGCTGCTCGAGCCCAGCGCCGTGAGCAGGGCCGCGCGCGCGTCGGCGCGCTGCATCCGCGCCAGCGCCGCCACCAGCAGCGGCGCCACCGCCTCGTCCGCCGCCTCCAGCGCCGTGAGCAGCCCGGGGATGCGCCCCTCGGCCGGCAGCGCCAGGGCGCTCACCACCCGCTCACGCAGGGCCGGGTCTCCCAGCAGCGACACGAGCGCCTGCGTGGCGCTCGTCCCCGAGCGGGTGGCCAAAAAGCCCACCGCCGCGCTGCGCACGCTCTCGTCCGGGTCGCCCGCCGCGCGCAGCAGGGCCGTCACCGTCTCTGGCGCGTCGTACTCCGCCACCGCCGAGAGGGCCACCAGCCGCGTGGCGGGGTCCCCCTGCGTGGCGGCCTCGAGCAGCACGGGCAGGGCATCCGGGCGCTTGGAGACGCCCAGCCCCAGCAGCGCCGCGCGGCGCACGTCCGAGTCCTCGGAGGCGGCCGCGCGCCGCAGCGCCGCCATGGCACTCTCGGTGTGCAGGTGGGCCAGCGCGTCCACCACCGCCACGCGCACCTGGCCCGCGTCGTCGTTGGCCAGCGCGACGATGGCGTCCGCGGCGGCCTCCTCGTTCAGCTTCCCCAGCGACTGGCACGCGTAGTAGCGCACCCACGGGTCCTTGTCGTTGAGCCCGCCCAGCAGGCACGAGGTGACGCGCGCCTCCTTCTCCGTCTGGCCCAGGGCGCGCATGGCCGCCGCGCGCGTGCGCTCCGAGTCGTGGCGCGAGGCCTCCAGCAGCGCGTCCACCGCGCGCGGATCATCGATGAAGGGCAGGCCGTAGATGGCCGCGTCCCTCAGCCGCTCGTCCTGCTCGCGCATGGCCTGGAGCAGCACGTCCAGCCCGCGGGGATAGCCGAAGTAGGAGATGATGCGCAGGGCCGCGCGGCGGCGCCGGGGGTCCGCCGAGCGCGCCGCGGCCAGGGCCAGCTCCTCCGTCTGCTCGCTGCCGAGCGACTGGATGGCGCCCACCGCCGCCTGCGCCACCCGCTGGTCCTCGTCGCCCAGGTGCTCGAAGAGGGCGCTCACGGCCGACGGGTCTCCAATGCGGGAGAGGGTGTCCGCGGCCAGGGACCGCACCGTGGGGTCTCTATCCTCCAGGCACAGCACCACCTCCGGCACCGCCGCGGAGCGCCGGGCCACCAGCGGCAGCAGCACCAGCCGCCGGGCGCTGTCTCCGTCGCGCAGGGCCTGGAGGATGGGGCCGTCCGCCTCCGGGCCCAGCTCCATGAGGGCGTTGGCCGCCGCGCGGGCCACCGTGGGCTCCGTGTCCAGCAGCGCCAGCAGCCCCGTGGCGGCGTCCGGTCCGCCCACCCAGCCCAGCAGCCGCGAGAGCGCCGCCTTCTCCGCCGCGTCCGCGCCCGACAGGCACCGGGCCAGCCGGCGCCCCAGGTCCGCGGTGCTCGCGCGCACGCGCAGCGCCGTCTGCACCACGCGCGTGCCGCCGAAGCGCTGCACCTGCGCCTCGTGGATCTCCACCAGCGCCACCGCCGCCACGCGCATCACCGCGTCCGTGCCCCGCTGCAGCAGCCCCACCAGCGCGGGCACCGCGGCCTCCTGGCCGGTGCGCCCCAGGGCGCGCGCCGCCTCGGTGGCGTAGAAGGGGTCTCCCAGCAGGTCCAGCAGCGCCGGCACCACGGAGGGGTCGCCCGAGCGGCCCAGCACGTCGATGGCGGGGAAGATGCGGAAGAAGTTGCCGCTGCCCAGCGCCGCCAGCAGCGCGTCC from Hyalangium gracile harbors:
- a CDS encoding HEAT repeat domain-containing protein encodes the protein MRAPSHPLSLSSEDRSRVEEVEALARRGASSLEFLIVDLETPSWAVRRAVIGALARMGTPAVEPLCELLQHRRDNEARLAAIVEALVASTGEVDGCVIALGEDANPAVVCDVAQVLGRRRSRRAVPLLAKLTLHPDDNVAVAAIEALGRIGGGAAVDALLAALGSGNFFRIFPAIDVLGRSGDPSVVPALLDLLGDPFYATEAARALGRTGQEAAVPALVGLLQRGTDAVMRVAAVALVEIHEAQVQRFGGTRVVQTALRVRASTADLGRRLARCLSGADAAEKAALSRLLGWVGGPDAATGLLALLDTEPTVARAAANALMELGPEADGPILQALRDGDSARRLVLLPLVARRSAAVPEVVLCLEDRDPTVRSLAADTLSRIGDPSAVSALFEHLGDEDQRVAQAAVGAIQSLGSEQTEELALAAARSADPRRRRAALRIISYFGYPRGLDVLLQAMREQDERLRDAAIYGLPFIDDPRAVDALLEASRHDSERTRAAAMRALGQTEKEARVTSCLLGGLNDKDPWVRYYACQSLGKLNEEAAADAIVALANDDAGQVRVAVVDALAHLHTESAMAALRRAAASEDSDVRRAALLGLGVSKRPDALPVLLEAATQGDPATRLVALSAVAEYDAPETVTALLRAAGDPDESVRSAAVGFLATRSGTSATQALVSLLGDPALRERVVSALALPAEGRIPGLLTALEAADEAVAPLLVAALARMQRADARAALLTALGSSSPAGRRAAATAVAALGTVEARELLEKTAAQDDDPEVRRACLLALSR